A stretch of DNA from Castor canadensis chromosome 2, mCasCan1.hap1v2, whole genome shotgun sequence:
TGAAAGTCATGGTATtagtaacaaacaaaaaagtttaattCTATGGCAGACTGAGcaaagttttcagttttctatatgcCCAAGATTGTAaactattcttattttataaaagctGTAATGATATTTTGTGTAGGAACTCTTGTGCTTCTAGTTGGCACATTATCTACTTTCTAGTATGTGAAATTAATACAGACATTTGTGAAAGGTTGTGCAAAATATTGTATTTACAAAAATGGCACAAAAGTGAATGCAACAGTCAATGCACATGCGTACTTCATTCACATCTTCAACAATGAAAGGAATTCTAACACTACAGAACTGAGAAAGACACTAGCTTCAATGATAGCTATTAGCACTGAAGTCACATAAGTTACACCAGAATGGACAAATATTGCCCAAGTAAAATTCTATATTGTTAAAGCTGAAACAGGTTTAAGGCCATTCAAGTTCAAGCACAGTTAGTCAAATCTTTTGGAGCCCCATCTACTTGTGTCTGAATTATGTTACTTTCCTTCCAACTTGTGGTCTTAAACTTCTGTTTTTACAAAATCcaaaaggaaaatacagagaaatCAATACAACAAAGATTAAATAGGAGTAACATACAAAGCTATAATTAAGATGAAGTAAGGAAAACCaaaacattaaaattgtaaaactttGCTTGTTACTTGTTGGAACCAGTCCTACACTAGGAGTTAggtaatatatacaattattttcaAGTAGATTACTTATGATGCTCTAACATGTCCTTTTCATCAGTGCAGTGTTAAACTAATCAAAAACTCTACACATGTATATTCCCTTACAATAGCAGCACACACTACCGCTACCTGCAAAGCTGTCAGTCTCAAAAGACTTAgtgaatgaaaggaaacaaaaagtgggTAAGTAAGATATTAAGGAGAAATAACGGGAATTAGAAGACTCATGCAGTTCATCTCTTTTAATCAGCCAGCCAGCTTGCTAGCAACGAGGGATGGTTTCCGCTGAGGAAGGTCTTGTGGAGTGGGAATGTGGTCACCAGTGACCTCTGTCTTATCCGGGGCTGCAGTAGGAAGTTGCTTGTTCTTCATCTTTGCTTTAGCCATGTTATAATCCCCagaatcaaaatatttttgctacaaggaaaaaaaaaaaaaaaccagattagATTTTTCCTTGCTAAGGAGGCGctgttctgcttgagccacaagtCTAATCCTTTTAGCATTGGTTATTTGAGCCGGCACCCCCTTTTTCCTCAGGCCAATCTGCATTGCAATTCTATTTACGCTTCTTCATATGAGAAGAGCATGCCACTGAGCCcagtcttttcttctttgaggtggggggtctcatgaacttttttttgctaATGCTGACCTGGAGCTGTGATATTCCTGAtgttggcctcctgagtagctgggattacaggcaggagccccTGGTGCTCAACTCAGATTAAGAGTTGAAAAGCTTTCACATACCTTCATATACCATTAGGCTGAATTAAGATGCAGATGTGACTCTACACTGACAATATAATATGAACTGGTCTAACAAATTTGAACAGGACCATTAGTTAGATGAAACAGTTAATGCCTCTGTATTGAGTTCAAGCATAAACCAATAAACTGAGAGGTCAAGCAAGAACTCCTACCTTCAAGTTTACTTGGACCAATCTGGTTTTAACATAGAACCCACAAGACTGACATCAAGTGATCCAGGAATAAAAAGTCCTGCACTCAAGAGTGAAAAGCAAAACTTTCATTTACAAACAGAACTACCACACAGAAATTCTTGcttaaatgattttgaaaataaaaatataattcactAACTTGCATTTAAGATGTGGCAATGAGCTACCGGCTATTAGTACTTTGTCATCTAAGATGAACATTTCTGCAAGAACTTAAATCATTTATTCAAACTAGGGCAGTTTGAAAAAAgttatgataaaatataaatgctaGAGTAATGGAAGAAATAACTTACTAAAAATTAACTCACTTAAAATGTACTTCCTTCATTTTTCATACAAAGACACTAAGTACAATACTGTTCATTTTAGTTGGAAGGAGGAATAAACGAACAGTCATGCTGtttacaataaaaaatacaaattgtgATGACCGCTAAAATTAATCTTAGTAATTAATCTTCCTGAGTTCCAGAGTATTAACATGAATTTACTTGAGTTCTGACTTACACCTATCATGttagcatactttttttttttttttggcggttctggggtttgaactcagatcctcccacattccaccagcccatattttgtgttgggtatttcttttgagataggttctcatgatccttctcatctctgctttctgagtagttaggattacatgtgtaACACACTTTTAGTGAATGCCTGCTATGCATGAGGCACTGTGCAAGAGCTGGAAAGAGATATAAAGAAAATAGTCAAATACATCAATATCTAATGCTGTCTTAAAAATACATGGTGACATATATGGGTGCTCAAAGGAGGTCAATATAACTTGTCTGGGGATGGCAAAGGAAATAATACAGGAATGAAAAACAGCCTATCTGGAGAGTGAATGGATTAAAATTGTCTTAGAGACTTCAGGAACACCTCAGGTCGTAAAATGAAGTAGCTGAAGACTCACGGCTTAGTATAAGACAGTTAAATGCTCCACGAAAAAGGTCTCATGTGCTGCCTCCCTTTAGGAGCTATTCTTTGATAGGCCACCTCTCACCTATGACCAAAGGATCTGAGGTCAGAAATTGTTCTGGGTCACTATACAAGCATCATATGGAGCAGTAATAATGAAACTTGGGCCAGGCACTTCTGAGACTGCTGCAACTTCATTTgtccatgttttaaaatgaatatagaaaaaaaatgttccagaaCGCTGATGCACTATATACTGAACAGCTGCTTCTGAATTTAGTGGCATTTGGAGAAAAACCAGCTAGTAAATTTCTTACTGTGTCAAAAATACCAagtgagggctggtagagtggctcaagtgggagagtgcctgtgtaccaagtgtgaggtcttcaaggggggtgggggtggtcaAAAGTACCaagtgagaaatttaacattGCAAATTTTAGGCAGATTTCCCTATCACAAAGAATTTAGCTTCTACTAAAAACTATTTTATAGTAAGCAAAAGTTCATCACAACAGGATGTCATTAAAGTGCTTACTAGGCTATCTTGCTTAGGGGAAAGGAATTAAATTTCTTTACTGTgttgggctagaggtatggctcaagcagtagagtgcctgcctagccaagtgTAAAgaattgagttcaaactccagtaccatcaaaacaaattTGTTTACTGTGGCTAAAGATAATGCTTGATAATTAAAACTGCCCTCCAAAAAGAACAGATTACTACAAGACAATGAAACCTTATACAGGGACTCAGCAAAGACAATGATACAACAAAGATGTCAGAGAAAGAAGTTAATGCTTTAGACAAGATTCACTGTTCATGTTTCTCATATAGGGATCCAATATAGCTGTCTCTAACAATTCCTAGATTTTGTGTTTCtaaacaaaaatatctaaaattcaacagaacttatttttaatatctggatggtaattttatgaagttccccCCATTTGAATTTAAAACGGCTGCTTCATCTCCCTCCCAGCTCTGACAGACATAGTCACTGTGTACATGGTCTTACTGTTAAAAGCCTAGTAATGTATTACATTTACTTCATAATAACATcattaaatcaaaatataaagatAATAATATGATACAATCTAATCCAACCCTCTCAAATGATGAAACTATTTAAAGATGTTAGATTAACTTGCCAAGTCTGCTAACTACTGACGGAGGAAAACCAAAATTCAGaatcagactttaaa
This window harbors:
- the Arpp19 gene encoding cAMP-regulated phosphoprotein 19, with protein sequence MSAEVPEAASAEEQKEMEDKVTSPEKAEEAKLKARYPHLGQKPGGSDFLRKRLQKGQKYFDSGDYNMAKAKMKNKQLPTAAPDKTEVTGDHIPTPQDLPQRKPSLVASKLAG